The Oncorhynchus kisutch isolate 150728-3 unplaced genomic scaffold, Okis_V2 Okis05a-Okis16b_hom, whole genome shotgun sequence genome contains the following window.
ccctaacactaaaactaaacaactatatatacacacacacaggctactagcctcccatgcataggctactgtctgtccctaacactaaaactaaacaactatatatacacacacaggctactagcctcccatgcataggctactgtctgtccctaacactaaaactaaacaactatatatacacacacacaggctactagcctcccatgcataggctactgtctgtccctaacactaaaactaaacaactatatatacacacacaggctactagcctcccatgcataggctactgtctgtccctaacactaaaactaaacaactatatatacacacacaggctactagcctcccatgcataggctactgtctgtccctaacactaaaacaactatatacacacacaggctactagcctcccatgcataggctactgtctgtccctaacactaaaactaaacactatatatacacacacaggctactagcctcccatgcataggctactgtctgtccctaacactaaaactaaacaactatatatacacacacaggctactagcctcccatgcataggctactgtctgtccctaacactaaaacaactatatacacacacaggctactagcctcccatgcataggctactgtctgtccctaacactaaaacaactatatatacacacacaggctactagcctcccatgcataggctactgtctgtccctaacactaaaacaactatatatacacacacaggctactagcctcccatgcataggctactgtctgtccctaacactaaaacaactatatatacacacacaggctactagcctcccatgcataggctactgtctgtccctaacactaaaactaaacaactatatatacacacacacaggctactagcctcccatgcataggctactgtctgtccctaacactaaaactaaacaactatatatacacacacacaggctactagcctcccatgcataggctactgtctgtccccaacactaaaacaactatatatacacacacaggctactagcctcccatgcataggctactgtctgtccctaacactaaaactaaacaactatatatacacacacacaggctactagcctcccatgcataggctactgtctgtccctaacactaaaactaaacaactatatatacacacacacaggctactagcctcccatgcataggctactgtctgtccctaacactaaaacaactatatatacacacacaggctactagcctcccatgcataggctactgtctgtccctaacactaaaactaaacaactatatatacacacacaggctactagcctcccatgcataggctactgtctgtccccaacactaaaactaaacaactatatatacacacacaggctactagcctcccatgcataggctactgtctgtccctaacactaaaactaaacaactatatatacacacacaggctactagcctcccatgcataggctactgtctgtccctaacactaaaactaaacaactatatatacacacacaggctactagcctcccatgcataggctactgtctgtccctaacactaaaactaaacaactatatatacacacacaggctactagcctcccatgcataggctactgtctgtccctaacactaaaactaaacaactatatatacacacacaggctactagcctcccatgcataggctactgtctgtccctaacactaaaactaaacaactatatatacacacacaggctactagcctcccatgcataggctactgtctgtccctaacactaaaacaaaacactatatatacacacacaggctactagcctcccatgcataggctactgtctgtccctaacactaaaacaactatatatacacacacaggctactagcctcccatgcataggctactgtctgtccctaacactaaaactaaacaactatatatacacacacaggctactagcctcccatgcataggctactgtctgtccctaacactaaaactaaacaactatatatacacacacaggctactagcctcccatgcataggctactgtctgtccctaacactaaaactaaacaactatatatacacacacaggctactagcctcccatgcataggctactgtctgtccctaacactaaaactaaacaactatatatacacacacaggctactagcctcccatgcataggctactgtctgtccctaacactaaaactaaacaactatatatacacacacaggctactagcctcccatgcataggctactgtctgtccctaacactaaaactaaacaactatatatacacacacaggctactagcctcccatgcataggctactgtctgtccctaacactaaaactaaacaactatatatacacacacaggctactagcctcccatgcataggctactgtctgtccataacactaaaactaaacaactatatatacacacacaggctactagcctcccatgcataggctactgtctgtccctaacactaaaacaactatatacacacacaggctactagcctcccatgcataggctactgtctgtccctaacactaaaactaaacaactatatatacacacacacaggctactagcctcccatgcataggctactgtctgtccccaacactaaaacaactatatatacacacacaggctactagcctcccatgcataggctactgtctgtccctaacactaaaactaaacaactatatatacacacacacaggctactagcctcccatgcataggctactgtctgtccctaacactaaaactaaacaactatatatacacacacacaggctactagcctcccatgcataggctactgtctgtccctaacactaaaactaaacaactatatatacacacacaggctactagcctcccatgcataggctactgtctgtccctaacactaaaactaaacaactatatatacacacacaggctactagcctcccatgcataggctactgtctgtccctaacactaaaactaaacaactatatatacacacacaggctactagcctcccatgcataggctactgtctgtccctaacactaaaactaaacaactatatatacacacacaggctactagcctcccatgcataggctactgtctgtccctaacactaaaactaaacaactatatatacacacacaggctactagcctcccatgcataggctactgtctgtccctaacactaaaactaaacaactatatatacacacacacaggctactagcctcccatgcataggctactgtctgtccctaacactaaaacaactatatatacacacacaggctactagcctcccatgcataggctactgtctgtccctaacactaaaactaaacaactatatatacacacacaggctactagcctcccatgcataggctactgtctgtccctaacactaaaactaaacaactatatatacacacacaggctactagcctcccatgcataggctactgtctgtccctaacactaaaactaaacaactatatatacacacacaggctactagcctcccatgcataggctactgtctgtccctaacactaaaactaaacaactatatatacacacacaggctactagcctcccatgcataggctactgtctgtccctaacactaaaactaaacaactatatatacacacacaggctactagcctcccatgcataggctactgtctgtccctaacactaaaactaaacaactatatatacacacacaggctactagcctcccatgcataggctactgtctgtccctaacactaaaactaaacaactatatatacacacacaggctactagcctcccatgcataggctactgtctgtccctaacactaaaactaaacaactatatatacacacacaggctactagcctcccatgcataggctactgtctgtccctaacactaaaactaaacaactatatatacacacacaggctactagcctcccatgcataggctactgtctgtccctaacactaaaacaaaacactatatatacacacacaggctactagcctcccatgcataggctactgtctgtccctaacactaaaactaaacaactatatatacacacacaggctactagcctcccatgcataggctactgtctgtccctaacactaaaactaaacaactatatatacacacacaggctactagcctcccatgcataggctactgtctgtccctaacactaaaactaaacaactatatatacacacacaggctactagcctcccatgcataggctactgtctgtccataacactaaaactaaacaactatatatacacacacaggctactagcctcccatgcataggctactgtctgtccctaacactaaaacaactatatacacacacaggctactagcctcccatgcataggctactgtctgtccccaacactaaaactaaacaactatatatacacacacaggctactagcctcccatgcataggctactgtctgtccctaacactaaaactaaacaactatatatacacacacaggctactagcctcccatgcataggctactgtctgtccctaacactaaaacaactatatacacacacaggctactagcctcccatgcataggctactgtctgtccccaacactaaaacaactatatatacacacacaggctactagcctcccatgcataggctactgtctgtccctaacactaaacaactatatatacacacacaggctactagcctcccatgcataggctactgtctgtccctaacactaaaactaaacaactatatatacacacacaggctactagcctcccatgcataggctactgtctgtccctaacactaaaactaaacaactatatatacacacacaggctactagcctcccatgcataggctactgtctgtccctaacactaaaactaaatcagatgaaaacattcaTATTTTCATAAAAAATTTACCAAATAAAAACTAATCAAGTGGATCtgaaaactaaataaataaaccGAATGACAAATAAAAATCTGAAAATGAATAGAAACGAATATAAAAACACTAAATAATAACCTTGCTGTGCACATGACAAATGTTGATTTGAGGACACAGAGTACAAGGAGTGGAAGGTAAGCTAATCTCAAGTGGGTATGATATTATGTCTCCACACTGACCTGATTTCTTAGCTTTCTTTTCTTGGACAAATTTGTCCTGTTCTTTTTTGAAATCCCCCAAAATAGTCTGgaaaacagaaacacagacatgTGATGTTACAAGACAGAAACCTCAAAGCTTCAAGAAATCAGCGGTTTTGAGCCAACACCAGAGGGATGTTACATAGCAACCGATGCTAACACTAAAACACCCTCCTTGTCAAACACGATTCAGGAAAGTTTAGTATGCCATGCACCTTGTCAAAAATTCCATCTATGTTCCCTTCTTCCACGCTCTTCTTGATGGTGTGTGCAGTCTCTGCCACAGAGTTGGAGATCTTCTTGGTAGCATTGCTGGCAAAGTTGAATATTAAGCCTGTATATGTAACAAGAATATAAAACCTGGATCAATTCTCAGCTTCAGATGGCATTGTCATTCAAGTTTTGGCAGGCAAacaatgtattgttgtctcttagGCCTACATAATCATTATTAGTCTGTTAATCACTTTTCACATGAATATAAATGAAACCATCTATAATCTTCCTTACCACCGAATCCTTTAGCTTGCTGAGAGATGAGTTGGACGGTGTCTCCGTCCTCCTGCCCCAGTTCTTCTGTTGCTGGAGGTTCGTGTTGTTTGTTTACTTCATTTTGGTCTTGAACAATTTTCTCCTCCACAGCAACGTCAGCAACGTCAGCCACTTCGCTCTCCTCTGTCGTCGAGGTGTTCTCTATACCCAGCCACGTTCCCCATCCTTTGAACATTTTCGCCGATGTCTTTCGGTTGTAGCTATGATAGAAAATCGATTGTAAACTAAGTGCTTAGAATTTTACCTTCATGGTTCTGTGTTTACGTCACCAGGAAACGGTGCGATTCTTGTTCTTGTTTTTTCTTCATAATAAATACAAAGCGAGCGCATTACTGCCGCCTGCTGTTACATCTGGGAAATGTTAGTATCTATTTCGTTTTCTAACAGTATCGCTATCAGATCAAATGTGGGATTCGAACAACAGTGTGTTATTTAAGAAGGGAAAAATGGATAACTCTCCAAGCTGTCACACtgtaatttttgtattttattcacTACTTCTCATTCCACACCAACAGGTGACAGTGATGTCCCTTTTCATTGGTTAGTTAGACAGTGATACGAAACAAATGAGGAAGTAATGGTTGCTTTCAAcaaaactgggaactcggaaaaaacgATGTCAAATCATgaagtcagtgatcttcaggtcggggCTTGTTTTTTTCTCGAGTTTGCGGTTGTCTTGAACCAGAGATATTAGAGTACGTAATAGCATGATTCCAACGCTATATGATATTACAGAGAACGAGTTAATTATCTCACATCTTGGAAAATAGTAGCATGTTGTACTTCTTTTTGACGAAATTAATGCTAATGTTTGGTTTTTCCGCTAGCGCCCAATTAACTCCCATTCACTATTTGAAAGAGAACGCTCCTTGTCCGAGAATCACCCAGAATGCACCACATTGACGACGCATGGGCAACGAACACATTGTTCGTTCATACggtttcccatctcctcaaagGTGTCTCTGCTTGAACGCTGCgaagtcggagatttccgagGTTCGAGCTGCTCGATAAAATCGTCGTTAGAattaaaccaagatagaccacagcctgtcgtttcaAACGGGAACAAATGACtctagtgggcagaacaagcaagttGGTGGGCAGAGCCAACCACGAGCTAGAGAGATtctattggcgcgttctagcaCGAATTTGCATATTCCATTAGGGAACGCGTACTCTGTAAAATGCACTTCTGCAATAACTAAATTCGCCTTCACACCCATTCTAAACAacgcaatatttttttttactttggtaaagtctacaaaacttagttcactctgttcgtaacagattctagttttgggaacagaaaactgtactgAGATCAAATGTTTAGTCGATGAGAAAATGTGAAAGATCTCAGCCAAAATCCATCGAGTTCCATCTTATTTCTCCCACTGcgggccactgggcttcctctcactaccactCACCACCACATTTGATGATTTGACATAGTTTTTTCCaaatttggtagtgagtggaaacgccaagcggatgcttcacatttacacATCCGGTGGAacatctgtctcattgttctatctgtggctCAATggttcccagttcccagttgttCCGAACGCGACATGTCTCAAGTGTGTGTTTAAGATCCAACCGGCGATGTCACGCAtctaaatttacatttgtgtaaaCGGTGTAACAACAGTGTGGGGTAAGATCCTAAGTGAATACACACATCGATACATATATTATTTGACAAGCAGTTTACTGTTTAGAACGACATAAAAggagctagctactgtacttggTAATGTGTAATAGATTGACTGTTAGCTAGCCAGTTCCTAGCTAGTCAGCAGACAATACAAAGAACACTCTTAGCCAttcagtagctagctagatagattCTGCTTGGTCACTAGCCTTTTTcactttctgtttagtgtctgtctgcctgcccccTCCccagtgttggaaaaagtactcaattgtcatactttagtaaaagtaaagataccttaatagaaaattactcaattaaaagtgaaagtcacccagtcaaATATTGAGTAAAGGTCTACaactatttggtttaaaatatacttaagtattaaaagtataaataatttcaaattcctaatACTAAGCAAAGCAGACAAtaccataaaaataaataaaaatctctctccctctctctctctgtgtctggctGCCTGTCCGTGTCTCTTCTAACAAACCTATTCCACCAGTGTTTTGCAGCAGAGGAGAATCATCATGAAGACTCTGTTGGTGTTTGACTTCGACCACACCTTGGTGGATGACAACAGTGACACCTGGGTCATTCAGTGTATCCCGGACCAATGCCTGCCAGACCTGGTCAAGAACTCCTACCAGAAGGGACTCTGGACAGAGTACATGGGCAGAGTCATGTCCTATATAGGAGACCAGGACATCAGCCCCGATACAATCCGAAGTGTGATGGAGACAATACCGTTTACAGACGGAATGATTGAACTGTTGACGTTCATTGTGAGTAACAAGAACGACATTGACTGCATCATTATCTCAGATTCAAACACAGTGTTCATCGACTGGATACTGCAGGTGGCTGGGGTTCAAGACGCGGTCGACCAAGTCTTCACCAATCCGGCTGCGTTTGACAAGCGTGGCTACATGGAGATAGAATGTTACCATTCTCACCAGTGTAGCCAGTGCCCTGTCAATCTGTGTAAGAGGAAAGTGCTGGCTGATTTCCTGGCAGGGCAGTTGAAGGGAGGGGTAGAGTATCAGAGAACTTTCTATGTAGGGGACGGAGGGAACGACCTTTGCCCTTCCAACAGTCTAAGGGAAGGAGATGTGGTGTTCCCTAGAAAGGGTTACACCTTGGAGAGGCTGCTCTCTAGACAGAGTGCACAACAAGGAGAGGGTTCGTCGAACCCGAGAGTCGTAGGATGGACAAGTGGAAAAGAGATCCTGATGGAACTGAAAGCATGTGTTCCCCTGTAGGGTACAGCTCTTTCTCATACTAAATGAAGTGTACTTGCAACGATTAAAAAGTATACCAAATGCTTGAGAGGGAAGGATTGTGATTGTGTCTTTGTCCTGTTTTGAAAAGTTTTTGAAGATCATATTTTAAATCAGCGGGACTGTATCACATCACTCTCTCAGGTTCAGATGCAAATGAATGTACATCTTTGTGCTTCTTTTTGTCTTTAGCAAATGTAGAGAGATACAGAACCCaataaacagaaaaggaaaaaaacAAATCACACCTGTAAATTACACGTTATAACTGTTTATAATTAAATATATATTCTAGGATGTACAGTCAATAAAAGACATTGGCATCACTTTTTACTAGGGCACTATCTATGTGCAAAATGTATTACCAGTCCAGTGTATAACCAGTGCAATTATTTGTTGTCTCTACTAGGCTCTATTGTGAGTGTTATTATATAAATGGCCGATTACTGCTTTAGCAGTGCGGTTTTGTGGACCGTGACcccgtctccctgcctcccaagataaccctctgtctgtccctttgTGTCAATACGCTGATAGTAGGACGAGGCGCGGTGAATGTGATTGGTCGAACGCTGTTATTTGCGGCTGGTAAGATTATCAGAGGCGCTGCTGTCTGCGGCTGAGATGCTCTGTCACATCAGCTGAGCGCCTGCCGCGTCAGCCTAAATAGATAACGAAACTAAATAGCGGAATGTCAGGCGTTTATTAGATTGGTTGGTTTACAAGGGAATTGCGCATAAATAAGGATTTACAACAGATGGCGTGTGATACAGTTTGACTCGCTCCAAACACAGAGGATGCTTTAACAACAGGAAAATAAACCATGTCGAGCAGGTAGATGTGTGTCTATTGTTCAGTGAGCTGTGTTAATGATCTTCACTCGGGACTATTGTTCAGTGAGCTGTGTTAATGATCTTCACTCGGGACTATTGTTCAGTGAGCTGTGTTAATGATCTTCACTCGGGACTATTGTTCAGTGAGCTGTGTTAATGATCTTCACTCGGGACTATTGTTCAGTGAGCTGTGTTAATGATCTTCACTCGGGACTATTGTTCAGTGAGCTGTGTTAATGATCTTCACTCGGGACTATTGTTCAGTGAGCTGTGTTAATGATCTTCACTCGGGACTATTGTTCAGTGAGCTGTGTTAATGATCTTCACTCGGGACTATTGTTCAGTGAGCTGTGTTAATGATCTTCACTCGGGACTATTGTTCAGTGAGCTGTGTTAATGATCTTCACTCGGGACTATTGTTCAGTGAGCTGTGTTAATGATCTTCACTCGGGACTATTGTTCAGTGAGCTGTGTTAATGATCTTCACTCAGGACTATTGTTCAGTGAGCTGTGTTAATGATCTTCACTCGGGACTATTGTTCAGTGAGCTGTGTTAATGATCTTCACTCGGGACTATTGTTCAGTGAGCTGTGTTAATGATCTTCACTCGGGACTATTGTTCAGTGAGCTGTGTTAATGATCTTCACTCGGGACTATTGTTCAGTGAGCTGTGGTAATGATCTTCACTCGGGACTATTGTTCAGTGAGCTGTGGTAATGATCTTCACTCGGGACTATTGTTCAGTGAGCTGTGTTAATGATCTTCACTCGGGACTATTGTTCAGTGAGCTGTGTTAATGATCTTCACTCGGCACTATTTAGATTGCATAGTATTCTGTCAAGTGTATGTAGGTCCTATGTGAATACATTACATTGTGTTTTAAATAAGACGACTAATAGATTACATGATCAAATACTCTCTGGATCCGTTGCAAATCCATGTATGTTTACTATCTGTGCTCAGTTCATCGTTTTTTGCAAGGTGTTGCTGCTTACAGTATTGCTAAATGTTCATTATGCAATGTTTTCTGTTTTAGCAATAAACCCAATTTGATTCTATCAAGCTTCATTCATTTAAATGTCATGTTGAAACTCATTCCCATTGCGGTTTGCATCCTACAGACCATAGCCTGTCTTAATAACGTCAGTGTAACCAGATGTGTAAAGGGACAGGGAAGTCCAACGGCAGCTGTTCTGTATTACTAATGTATAATGCATGGAAGTGCCAAGGCAATGGCATACATTTTTAAAGGGTACATTAAGATATTTAATGTCTCGTGTTTCAGGAACACAATGTCATCTAAGGGACAGGAGTCGCCAGAATCCTTCTACACCTATGATTTCTGTGACCCAACCCATCCCACGGAGGTTCTAGAAGCCCTCGGAGAATACTACACAGAAGGCTTGTTCACTGACATAGCTCTACAGTGCTCTACAGGGGAGCTCTTCCACTGCCATAAAGTGGCTCTATGCTCCCGTAGTTCCTACTTCAGAGCCATGTTCACAGCCGATATGAGAGAGAGGTCCCACAGTGTCATCAGACTAGCTGGGGTAGATGTGGAGGTGCTGACGACGCTGGTGGACTATGTGTACACCTCCAAGGTAGGCTACACCTCTGAGACCATTTCTGAGTGACTGTCCATTATATGAATGTAGTAGCctaatgtaaaaaaaatggtatgttttttaaccttaatttaactaggcaagtcagttaagaaccaattcttatttacaatgacggcctaccaaaaggcaaaatcaTCTATGGCGTCTCAAAATTCATTTAGTTATCATTAAAATTGAGGTTTTTACTTTTACGCATGTTGTGTCTATTGTTTTGATATTGAGATGGTCCCATGTAACCTTTCACCTcagtgggctaaaccaggggcACACAGACTCTTTCTTGGTCGTCTTAAACTAATCTACTTtgtaacaacagtatccacctcacacacatggttatgggcttaacaacagtatccacctcacacacatggttatgggtttaacaacagtatccacctcacacacatggttatgggtttaacaacagtatccacctcacacacatggttatgggtttaacaacagtatccacctcacacacatggttatgggtttaacaacagtatccacctcacacacatggttatgggtttaacaacagtatccacctcacacacatggttatgggcttaacaacagtatccacctcacacacatggttatgggtttaacaacagtatccacctcacacacatggttatgggtttaacaacagtatccacctcacacacatggttatgggcttaacaacagtatccacctcacacacatggttatgggcttaacaacagtatccacctcacacacatggttatgggcttaacaacagtatccacctcacacacatggttatgggtttaacaacagtatccacctcacacacatggttatgggtttaacaacagtatccacctcacacacatggttatgggtttaacaacagtatccacatcacacacatggttatgggtttaacaacagtatccacctcacacacatggttatgggtttaacaacagtatccacctcacacacatggttatgggtttaacaacagtatccacctcacacacatggttatgggtttaacaacagtatccacctcacacacatggttatgggtttaacaacagtatccacctcacacacatggttatgggcttaacaacagtatccacctgacacacatggttatgggtttaacaacagtatccacctcacacacatggttatgggtttaacaacagtatccacctcacacacatggttatgggtttaacaacagtatccacctcacacacatggttatgggtttaacaacagtatccacctcacacacatggttatgggtttaacaacagtatccacctcacacacatggttatgggcttaacaacagtatccacctcacacacatggttatgggcttaacaacagtatccacctcacacacatggttatgggtttaacaacagtatccacctcacacacatggttatgggtttaacaacagtatccacctcacacacatggttatgggcttaacaacagtatccacatcacacacatggttatgggcttaacaacagtatccacctcacacacatggttatgggtttaacaacagtatccacctcacacacatggttatgggtttaacaacagtatccacctcacacacatggttatgggcttaacaacagtatccacctcacacacatggttatgggtttaacaacagtatccacctcacacacatggttatgggcttaacaacagtatccacctcacacacatggttatgggtttaacaacagtatccacctcacacacatggttatgggcttaacaacagtatctacctcacacacatggttatgggtttaacaacagtatccacctcacacacatggttatgggtttaacaacagtatccacctcacacacatggttatgggcttaacaacagtatccacctcacacacatggttatgggtttaacaacagtatccacctcacacacatggttatgggcttaacaacagtatccacctcacacacatggttatgggcttaacaacagtatccacctcacacacatggttatgggtttaacaacagtatccacctcacacacatggttatgggtttaacaacagtatccacctgacacacatggttatgggcttaacaacagtatccacctcacacacatggttatgggcttaacaacagtatccacatcacacacatggttatgggtttaacaacagtatccacctcacacacatggttatgggtttaacaacagtatccacctcacacacatggttatgggtttaacaacagtatccacatcacacacatggttatgggtttaacaacagtatccacctcacacacatggttatgggtttaaca
Protein-coding sequences here:
- the LOC109879261 gene encoding pyridoxal phosphate phosphatase PHOSPHO2, giving the protein MKTLLVFDFDHTLVDDNSDTWVIQCIPDQCLPDLVKNSYQKGLWTEYMGRVMSYIGDQDISPDTIRSVMETIPFTDGMIELLTFIVSNKNDIDCIIISDSNTVFIDWILQVAGVQDAVDQVFTNPAAFDKRGYMEIECYHSHQCSQCPVNLCKRKVLADFLAGQLKGGVEYQRTFYVGDGGNDLCPSNSLREGDVVFPRKGYTLERLLSRQSAQQGEGSSNPRVVGWTSGKEILMELKACVPL